The nucleotide sequence TCATTGACCCCAGATGCGACGGCCAAATCAATCTGTCGCTGGCATTCCTCCGGCGGGCCAAATATTCCTCCGGTTTTGAAATAACGGGCATAGGCATAATCGAGAATTTGATCAATCTGACTATTATCGAAATGCTGATCTCTGGCTTTCATCTGCGGAATAATGCTGCTGCGGATATAGGCCTTAAACGGCTCACGAACCACCTGCTGTACCCACTCCATATCCGGGTGGACAAAGGTGTGCATCATCAATGTGACCCGACCGCTCTGAGGTTCCAGCCCTGCTTCGGCGCGGGCAGCCCGGTAGATATCCACGTATTTTCTGAATTCGTGGAGATCGATCCCATGCAGCATGCCGAATACGTTATAACCATGCAGGCCCGCATGTCGAAAGCCCTGTTCAGAAATGCTGAAATACCAGATGTTTATTTCTTGCTGAATAGGACGCGGATAAACCACCGTCGGGAAAATCTCCCCGCCCGGGCCGGGAAAATCCACCGTTTCCCCCCGCCATAGTTTCTGTATCACCGGAATACGCTGATCGCGTATTTTTGCACGATCCTCATAGGTGTCCGGCGACAGGATAAAATCCGCTTTGTTCCAGCCGCTCCCCACCCCCAGGTCAACCCGGCCATCAGAGAGGATATCCACCATCGCCCAGTTTTCGACAATTTCGACCGGATGGTGCAGCGTGTTGGTCACCGCAGCCGAACGTAACCGCACGTTTTTGGTTAGCGGTGCAAAGTAAGCCGCAGCAATGCTGTTATTGGCGTAAATAGAGCCAAACTCATAAAAATGGCGTTCAGGAAAGCAAACCGATTCAAAACCAGCCTGATCGGCAAACTCGACCAGCTCGCGGGCAAAACGATATTTATCCCGGTCTGAGACATCTTTACGGACATCCGAAAAAAACAGATAACTGAAAGAAATATCTGCCCCGGGCTTACCCGTCTTAACCTCAGAATCTACGGTGCGATTTCCAGAGAAAAAAGCGTCCAGTCTTTGATTTACGGTAGTCATAGCCGGATTTCTCCTGTTCCAACCTGTTTACGCAATTTTTTCATCAGTAGATTGGCGGTCGGATGTTCGATCAGCCAATTCGGCTGTACTGGAAATTTCATCTGCTTTTCCAGCGTGGTACTCAGTTGCATAGCAATAATCGAGTCCATTCCGTAGTCCTGCAGGGGTTTGTCCCAGTCAAGACTGCTGCCCAGCTTCATGACTTTTTCGATCCCGAAGGCCAGGCTGCTGCGAAGCTCGCTGTCGTATTCAGCCGGTTTTATACCGTCGGTATCTTCTGGCGTTTCAGGTCTGGCTGTTTGGGGGTCGGGCAGTTGAGCATTCACGGTCGGTGGAACAGGCTGGGCCGCCGTAATCACGGTTCCGATCTCTTGTTGCAGACAGGCGGGTAGATCCGCCAATGACAGGGAAGAGAGATAATCCGCAAATTCTGTCGGCGATAACTGCCCTAGCCTAAAATGCTGAATTTTTAGGCGGACCGCGTCTACGATGTGATGGTCGGGGCGGACGGCTACCGACGCCGTCTGATCATCACTGAGCCCCAGTAGCATTCTGGCTTTATGTCTATCAGTGACGGCAACCAACGCAGTGACGCCGTCGGTAAGCCCGGTTTGCATCTGCTGCACCGCGGCAACGGCATGAATACTTCCCATGCCCTGTTGCGCTAAAGACGCTAACCGACCAGCCAGTCGTGTGCGGTTAACTGCGCCGTCAACGTCCCATTGTCCCCAACAAACGGAGGAAACCAGCCCCTGTCGTTGTTTGAGAGAGACTAACCGTTGCCGGTATCGTGCAAAAGCATTCTGGAAAGCAGCGGAATAGGCATAATCAGGAGAACCCTGAATGCCAAAAGCGGCGACGGAAGAAAACATCAGGAAAAATTCCAGCGGTTCACCGGCGGTTACCGCATCAATGTTCAAGGTTCCTGAGACTTTCGCCGCCATCATTTGCCGGAACGCACCCCAGGACTTATTCACAATAGCGCCATCACTCACCTGCCGGGCCATCTGTACGACCCCATGAAGGGTGATTCCTTCGGATTTCAGGGACTGCATTGCCTGATTAACACGCTCAAGGTCAAGAATATCGACGGCACGGTAAATCACCCGGGCCCCGGACGCCCGGATACGCGCCAAAATCGGAGCGACCTGATGTTCTGGACGGCGAGAGAAAATCACCAACTGCGCCTGATAGTTCTGGCCTAAAACCTGACAAACCTGTTCCCCCGTCTCTCCCAGAGCGCCGACCATTAAATAGGTCGCCCCGGTACGAAACAGCGCGTTGGGCACCTCATGCTCATCCGTTTCGCCGACACGCAACTCGTATCGGCGACCGCCGCTGAAACGGATCGTCGGCGTCCTGACTGCCTGAGCATTTTTTCCCGGTTCATGTGCCGGCATGTCATCGCCCAGCCAGGTTTGCATCAATTGCAGAGCCACCTCCTGACCCGTCGAACGGGGGTCAACGATGAGGCTCCGATAGCGGTGACCGACGGTTTCCAGAATCGCAGAACGGAACAGCCCGCAGAGCGCTTCATGTTGTACATCTGTAATGGTCAGGCCGTGTTCATAGTCCGCCCGGTGACAACAATAGAACTGTACCGGGTTCAGCCGGGCAACCGCCTGTACGGCCTGAACACACCGATAGGCAAGCCCGGTTTGCGCCTCTGTTCCATGAGGTAAGATCAGAAAAACCGCCAGCGGTTTGCCTGGATCGGAAATCGCCGCCGCTAGTCCGGCTTCCAGGGCATTGATACCCGGCTGATCCTGTAACGCACTGCCCTGCAACGTTATATGCTGCACATCCCAGATCGGCTGCGGCATATCAGCAAGTTGTTGAACCTGCCGGCAAACCTGCTCAAGGTCACGGTAATCCGCAGCAGTATGACTGAGCACCAGAATTTGCCGATCGCTGCAGGCCTTAATGCGTTCACCCCATTGGCTGTCTTCATTTGCCTTCACCTCAACCCACGTTTCTGTCGCTCGAATCCATTGGGTTTCTTTGGCTATCGGTTGTGCATTGGCGCCGGTTTCAGTGGCTTCGGGTGCCCTGACCGTTGCAGTGTCTTCTGACAAAACAGGCCGCACATCCACGGTTGTAACCGCTGTTGGCGGTGCTTTTTCTTCAAACCAGCACGATTGTCTGAAAAACGGGTAAGTGGGTAAGTTTATTCTGCTGGGGAAACGCTGTTCTGTGGATTGCCCCGCCTGCTCAGACCCGAGATAGAGTAAATCCCACGGGATATCCAGACCTGTCACCCATAATCCTGCAAGCTGACTGAGATTTTGCTGACGGGTCCATTGTTCGATAACAGCACTGAACTCGGGGGTATCGACAAACGCTTTATAAGAGGGCGCGTTATAATTCACCCGGCCTCTACACAGCGACGGAGCTGAGATATCGCCGGCAATAAATTGGGTCAGTATCTCTTGCAGTTCACTGACTGATCCCGCAACAAAAGCGAGACGCTCCTCCATGACCTGGCGTCCGCGCTGTAAGGTATAAGCCAGTTGCCGTAAATCAACGTGGTGCCCATCGGTCTGTTCCCGCTGGAGCCAGGCCAGTAGATTTCCCGCCATGAGCGGCAAACGATCTTCCCGCATTGCCGACAGGACGATCAAAACCGGTTTAGTCACCGGGGCCGTTTCAACCGCTGGCGACAGATACTCTTCAATCACCAAATGGGCATTGGTGCCGCTGTAACCAAAGGAGCTAACCGCCGCTCTTCGCGGTTGTCTTTCATCATGTTGCCACGGCGTAAGCTGGGTGTTGACATAGAAAGGCGAGTCATCGAAACCAAAGTGTTGATTCGGCGTACGAAAGTGCAGAGAGGGCACGAGTTGCCGGTGTTTCATCGATAGCAACACTTTCTGCATACTCGCCATTCCAGATGCTGCCGACGTATGGCCAATGTTGCTTTTCACCGATCCCAGACCACAGAAGTTTTTGCGTGGGGTCCACTCTCTGAACACAGATTCCAGGGCTTCAAGCTCAATAGGATCGCCCAGTTTGGTCCCGGTTCCGTGTGTTTCAATGTAACTTATCGAATCCGGGTTAATCTGATGTTTCCGGTAAACCTCTCTTTCCAGTTCGATCTGACTGTTCACGCTAGGCGCCGTGATGCCATTGGTTTTGCCATCTTGATTGATGCCCGAACCAATGATGACGCCATAAATGGAGTCCCCATCAATTTCAGCCTGCGACAGACGCTTGAGTACCAGACACCCAACGCCTTCGCCGGGTACAAATCCATCAGCCGAATTATCAAACGTTTTACACTGCCCTTCGGGAGACAACATACCGGCAGAACACATTCCGATATACGTCTCCGGCATGAGATACAGGCTAACGCCGCCGACCAACGCCAGATCGATTTCACCCTGTTGTAGCGCCTGAACAGCCAGATGCGTCGTAACCAGAGACGATGAGCACGCGGTATCGACAGGAATTGCAGGTCCTTTCAGGTTCAGAAAATACGGAATTCGCGCCGCACCAATCGCAAAACTGTTACCGGTAGCGGACAGAGGGCTGGCGGAATTCAGCATCATATGAGCATATTCATAGCTCATAATCCCCATATAAACGCCGCATTTCTTATGGCTCAGTTCTTCAGGGCTGTAGCCGGCATCTTCAAACGCTTTATACCCTTCCTGCAGGAATAGACGATGCTGAGGATCCATCCCCTCGGCCTCTGCGGGAGAAATCGAGAAAAATAGCGGGTCAAAACTGTCGATATCACTTAATGCCCCCAGCCACTTGCAATATATCTTGCCGTCTTTGCTGCGGTCAGCATCGAAATAGTGATCGACGTCCCAACGCGCCTTAGGAACTTCACGAACCGCGTTGCGGCCGTCAGCTAAGTTATCCCAGTATTGATCCAGGTTTTCCGCATCGGGATAGCGGCCCGACATGCCGATAATGGCAATTTTCTCGGCCTGCCGGTTAATCACCCTGTCGTCGTCTGGTATCGCCGCAGATAGCGGAGCGGCCGACGTTAGCGTGTCCCGCGGTAAATCTTCATGCTCTGGAACGCTAGTTGATGCGGCCGCGACCGGCTTTGGGGGCAGTGTTACGCCATCAAGCTGGGTCGCAATATATTCAGCCAAAGCATGAATATTCGGATAATCGTACAAGCGGGTGGCGGAAAGACGGGTTCCCAGTCGCTTGTTAATCTCATTGAGCCATTCAGCACCGATAATTGAATCCAGGCCCAACTCCGAGAATGCTCGATGGTTGCGGATTGCTTCCGGCGTGATGTAAAGCGCATCGGCCAGGCTGGTTTTCAGTAGCTGGGTTATCTCTGCGACCTGCGCATTCTGATCTGCTGATATAGGGGCAGCCGGTGGCGCATGGTTAGCCTGTGGCGCATGGACAGTAGCGCTGCGCTGTTCAGTCGCTATCTTGTTATCTTCATGCTGGAGCACCTCTTCATGCTGGAGCGCCGCCCCGGTATTGCGTGTTTCCGGCACGTGCTTATCCGCCGCTTCACGTTGCCCCCCATCGAGCACAATAAACTGTGCCAGTTGACGAACACTGGAGTAATCATAGAGACGAGTGGCGGACAACGAGCTTCCCAGTTGCCGATTGATTTCATGAACCCATTCGGCTCCGACAATCGAGTCCAACCCCATCTCGGCGAAGGAGCGATCAACATGAATATCCGATTCTGGAGCACACAGCGCCTGGGCCAGGCTCACCCGTAATTTTTCGATAACACCCGCCAGCGAAACGCCGCCATGCCGTTGTTCTGGGTGAAGGGCGCCATTACCGTTTATTACGTTGACTCCGTTTGTTGCGTTGACGCCATTTATTGCTTTGGCGCCATTTATTGCTTTGGCGCTACCTGTCATCTGGCTATCCGTCGCCGCGCCATTGGTGTCATGGCCTCGGTGAATATCAGCCGTCTTGCCATTCCGCTGTTCCGCTGCTGATGACGCTCCGCTCGGCGCAGCAGGCAGGCTGACATCGCGCTTCAGCGTCAGCGGCGGCAACGTCATTTTTCCAGAATGATTAATTTTTACCGAATGATTAGCCTTTATAGAATCGGTCGTTGGCTGTTCAACAGCCCTTTCCGGTTCTGGTTTCTGCCGAGTCTCTTTTATCCAGTAACGCTGACGGTCAAACGGATAGGTTGGCAACGCCAACCGTGAGTAACGTTGACCTGCGTATAATTGCAGCCAGTCAACCGATCTCGTCTCAACCCATGCCTGGGCGATTTTTGTCCACTGGCGGCTCTGCCACCAGCGCGTAATATCCTGAATATCAAGGTTGGGTAAACGACCGGATTCATCGCAATTGACAAAAATCGTCCCCTCACTGGCGGCGGCCTGCGGCCCTCTGGAAATGATGGCCAGTTGACGCAAAAGCGATGCCACATCTTCGGCAACGAACGCGACTCTGGCATCCATCGCATCCCGTCCGGTTTGCAGCGTGTAGGCGAATTGTCTGAAGTGGCTTGCTACATGCGCTGAGTTTTCAGTGACGTACTGCATCAGCTGTTGCGCATAAACCTGCAACCTTTCGCTGTTTTTTGCCGATAGAACGATAACTTCCGGCTGGTGCTCAAGCGACGTAACCTTGTCAGGTTCCTGACGGTATTCTTCAATGACCAGATGAACATTCGAGCCGCCCGCGCCGAAAGAACTCACGCCGGCGCGTAACGGCTGCTGAGCATATCCGATTGTCGGACGCTGCCACGTCTGCCCCTCCTGGAGTACATAAAACGGGCTATCCTCCAGTTCCAGTAATGGGTTCAGCTGCTGACAGTGCAGCGATTTGGGCAAATATTCATCCCGCATCGCCAGCAGAACCTTTATGACGCCGGCAACGCCGGCGGCGGTTTCCGTATGCCCGATGTTCGATTTAACCGAACCTAAAGCACAGTGTTTGACCGCGGCTTTCCCTGAGTTGGCCGCTGGATTAAGTCCATGTTCCCGATAAAGATCGTTAAACGCCATTTTCAGGCCATTGACTTCAATAGGATCGCCTAGCGGCGTCCCAGTTCCGTGACACTCAATATAGGTAATGCTACGGGGATCAACCCCGGATTTCATATGCGCATCGCGGACAAGCTGAGCCTGAGCATTCGGATTGGGAGCCATCAGAGAAGTCGCCGCCCCACCATGATTTTCCGCCGAGCCGATAATCACACCGAGAATATGGTCTTTATCCGCTTGTGCCGCTTTCAATTTTTTCAGCAGCACCACGCCAACCCCTTCCCCTCGGGCATAACCGTTGGCATCGGCAGAGAACGTCTTGCAGCGCCCATCCTCGCAAATCATCTCGGCCTTACTGTACAGAATATGCATTTTCGGGCTCAGGATCAGATTGGCGCCGCCGGCAATCGCCATGTCGCAATCACCGTGCTGAATGCTCATCACCGCACGATGAATCGCCACTAAAGAGCTTGAACACGCGGTATCGATAATTTCACTGGGGCCATGCACATCCAGCAGATAAGAGATGCGGTTCGGACAAAACATATGGGGAATCGCCGTCAGCTCCACAATATTGCGGGGCTGGGCGTTCAGTACGGTTTCTGCATAATCCTGTAAATTGATGCCGGCAAATACCCCGACCTTTTTTCCGGCGAATGATGAGGGGGCATAGCCGGATGACTCGATGAGTCGCCAGGTCGACTCAAGAAACAGCCGGTGCTGGGGATCCATGATCTGAGCTTCACGGGGAGAGATGCCAAAAAATGCAGGATCAAATTTATCCACATCCTTAATAAAACCGGCATATTTAACATTGGTAAATTCACCGTCCTTAGGATTACCGTAGATTGCCTTCCAATCCCAGCGCTCTCGGGGAATTTCGCTGATACAGTCCTGGCCCTGATAAAGATGACGTTGCAGCTCGTCAATCGTGGAAGACTGGGCAAATATCCCATCCATCCCGATAATGGCAATAGGTTCATAATTTCCACTGAACTGATTTGCCTCGATTTTATTGGTCTGCTGGCGTTCATCGTTCGTCGAATGGAACCGATCGCGCTTTTGATTGAGCCGGTAACTTCTCTCCATCAGCTCCCGAATCCGTCTGGCTGATGCTGTACCCGACGATAAAGACGGCGCTGACGGTCCGACAACTGCCGTCTGCCGAACGTCTTCCCGGTGTACATATCCAGCAGGCTGACGGTCATCGTTGACGGACTGAGCATCGTAACGTTGCACGACTTCCGGACCGAAGCGCTTGATGATGATATCGGTCAGTTCTTCAATGTTTCTGGCTTCAAAGAAAATAGCGGCAGAAAGAGACACCCCCAGCGAGTCGGCAATACGTCCCATGATTTCGGTGATTACAATTGAATCAACACCATAGGTTGATATTTTTTCTTCTCTGTCAATTTTTGCCGTCGGCAATTTTAATATCACAGAAAAAATACCCAGTATGTCTTGCAGCAGTATCTCGCGGTAATCTCCGCCTTTGACCTCAGAAAACGGACTATCTGGGATTGCTCCGGCAGTATCGGAAACCGTTTGTGAATGTTCCACGGCAGACTGCATCAGCTCAGCCTCCAGAATTTTCCGGGCTGACTCGTGTAAGTCTCGGGTTCTGTTCTCTTTGCCTGTCATCGTTGTCTACCTTCCATTGAGTACTTCACGGTACTGCGCCAATAACTTGAGGAACTTCCACAGATCAACTTCCCACTGATGCCGGAAAGATCCGATGTAATAGTTCTGCCCCAGGTCAGGATCCTGTTCTTTTTTCATCCGGCTGAAATCGTGCAGCCCTTTGGCCTGTAAGAAATAAGCTTTGAGATAGTCCACAACAAATAGACCATGAGAGCGGGCTGAAACACCGAGTCCGGTGGCAGAGTTGATGTAGCCGACAAATAACAGGTTATCGAAGTTTTTGGGGACAATATGTAAGAAGCAATCGGGAATACCCTGCTTCATTTCCAGATAGTTTTTATCCAGAAACGGAAAATGGCGGTTATATCCTGTCGCATAAATAAGGGTATCGACTTCAATTTGTGAACCGTCTTCAAAGGTCACCGTCTGGCCCTGAAAAGCGCTTACCTCTCCTTTTGGTTGGATATCGCCGTGACCAATAAAATATAAAAGTTGCGAGTTCATAATGGGATGGGAAGCATCCAACGGATAATCCGGCTTTTTCAAGCCGTAATCCGTACCGTCATACCCGGCAAGCTTAAAAACCTGCTGTATATAAGCCAGCGTTTCTTCGCGGGTGTTAAATTTATTGCCCAGCCCTTCCATCCATCTCGGTGTCGGCATGCCATTGATGAATTTAGGCTGATAGTAGTAACCACGGCGTGTACTGTGATAAACCGCCGAACAATGATGAACCGCATCAACCGCAATATCGCAGCCGGAATTGCCGGCGCCGATAATCAAAACCCGCTTACCCTTGATGCGCTCCGGTGTCCGGTAATCGATGGAATGCATGATGTCGCCGGAGAAGTGGCCGGGATAGGCAGGTTCAGGGTAACGGGCTTCCCGCTGCATACCGTTGCTGACCAGCACAAAAGAATAGAACTTTCGCTCCCCCGTCGATAATTCAACCTGCCAGCCATCCGCCTGCGGTTCGATACGGGTAACAGCAACATTGAAATGGGCCTTTTCATACACCCCAAACGTTTTCGCATAATCACAGACATACTGATGCATCAGTTTATGGCTGGGATAATGGGGGTAATCTTCCGGCATGGGAAAATCTGGATACTGGGTATTAACCTTCGGCGAGATCAGATGCAGTGACGGATAGGTGCGGCCGCAGCGGCTGTCGGCATTCCATACTCCGCCAAAGTCCGACTCGGCTTCATACAGATCGTAATCGATGCCGGCCTGGTTCAGCTCCTTACCGAGACTGACACCGTAAGGGCCGCCACCGATAATACAGACTCGTTTTCCTTGTACATTCATTAATGAAATCCTTTTAACGTGCTGGCTATCCGTACTGTTTGTTCGTCAGTAACACCTTTTCGATCACGCGTCAGACGGTTCAAGTCTGAGCAATGCTTCTTCTTTCACCATTTTTAAGTTCCGGAGCCATAGGCACAGCTCACCCGACTCGTCGTACAACCTCAGGTCGTACCCCGGAAGATCGCCGGTGATAATCAAAGACTCTTGCGCTACAGGCGTTGGAGAGAGATAAACCGTCACTCGTTCTGTTATCGGCTTACGGGCGATGATCGAATCCAGAGAGAACGGATACCACGGGCTGCGCCCTGTCGCCTGGGGATGACAATAATGGTTTAGTGCGCAGAGTAACTGCCAGCAGGTCGTCAGCAGGACCGGCCGAAAAGTCGGCGCATTCAACTGATGGGGCAGTTCGGCAAGGGAATTGAATGTCACCAGCAACTGCTTGCCATCAAAACCGACTTTTTCGATCAAAGCCTGATTCTTCAGACTGTCTTCATCGAATATCTGTCTGATTTGATGGGTTATCTGATGGTTATGGGGCGCGTCCAACTGCGTTTCCAGCGCCCGGATATCCAGCGTGTCGCCCCCGCCGACGACCGCCGCGTTCAGGGCAATTTGCCCAAAATTATGCGTCACGGATTCACCCGCTTTCTCAGTCACGCACTGGAAATAGAAACCATCGTCTTCCCGGGAGATATAAGTCTGAATATGACCATTGAGGGCATCCTGCATACGGGCTGGCTGCCCCCACAGGATATAATTCAGTTCGACGGTATTTTCCTGAGTTGCAGTATTTTCCTGAGTTGCAGTATTTTCCTGAGTTGCAAGCTCCCAGGCATGTCGTGCCAACTCCAGTAACAATAGTCCAGGGAGCTGGCCCTGCGCTGCAATCACGCCTGCCGCCATCATGTTCCCATAGGCGGAAAAATCCCCCGGAATGTTAAGTAACGCCTGAACCGGCTCTGCCTGTTGAAACACGCCGGCTGTCTCTTCGGCCCCTCCCCCCGTGCGGTGCGAAAACGCGGGGTGATCGGCAACGGAAGCAGAAACCGTTGAGTCCGGAGCGAGCGTGGTATCAGAAGGAAAAACCGCACCCTCTGACGCTTTTCGGAAACGTTCTGTAGGCGTGGTCGGCAGGTCGACCCAATAACGCTCACGAGCAAAAGGATACGTCGGCAGAGAAACCCGTTTTGGTCTGGATGATGGCGTCACACTGGAATAGAGAATTTCCCAGTCGATATTGATGCCTTTCACCCATATCTCCAGAAGTTTGCCAAATTTACCTTTACTGGCCCAGGCCTGAACCAGGTCATGCATATCTTCATCAACATCAAATACGGATAACGCATCGCGATGCGATTTACTCTTTCCCTGATAGAGTAAATCGACCGTCTGCCGCTCACCGGCAAGAACGGCTGAAAGCTTACGTTGCAATTCATCAAGAGTGTGGGCAACCAATCCCAAACGCTCATTCATCGCTTCACGTCCGGTTTGCAGGGTATAAGCCAGTGAGTGAAGGTAGGCTTGCGCCTGCCCGGCGCTGTTTGTATACCCAGCGCTATCTCCTTTCGCCTGTATCCGTTCAGCATATCCGCGCACATGAGCCAGCAGATTGGCGGTCATCTGTTTGAGCTGCGCATCATTTTTCGCCGACAACAAAATCAGTGCCGGATCGCGGGATACATATTCTCCCGCAGAGATTTCCCTGGCGGACGGTTGCATCGCAGAGGGATCCTCAGTCGGGAATTGCTCAATGACTACGTGGGCATTGGTTCCGCTAAATCCGAAAGAACTCACGGCAGCCTGACGTCGCTGACCGGATTCTACCGTCCAGTCGCTGAGTTCCCGGTTGACATAAAAAGGCGTGCCGTCCAACGTAATGTGCTCATTGAGTTCCTGATGATGCAGCGTTGGCGGAAGCTGTTGGTTCTTCATGGCCAGCAACACTTTGAGCACCGAAGCGACCCCGGCGGCTCTCAGCGTGTGGCCGATGTTGCTCTTCACCGACCCCAGTGCGCAGTAGTTCTCTTTTCGGGTAAATTGAGCAAAGGTCTGTTTCAGACCGACGACTTCCACCGGATCCCCCAGTTTGGTTCCCGTCCCGTGCGTCTCTACATACTGGATTTGCTCAGGATCGATACCAAAACCGGTGTACACCGCCTGCTCCAGGCGAGACTGAGCATTGCCGTTCGGGGCCGTAATCCCATTACTTTTACCATCCTGATTCACTCCCCAGCCCTTAATCACGCCGTGAATAACATCCTGATCCGCAATCGCATCTTCTAGGCGTTTTAACAGCACCACACCAACGCCTTCTCCGGGGACAAAGCCATTGGCTCGCTGATCAAAGGTAAAGCAGCGGCCGTCTTCCGACAGCATTCCGGCCTTGCTGGTCATAATGTGCATGCTTGGGCCGGCCAACACGGAGACTCCACCGGCCAAAGCCAGATCGCTATTTCCCAGCACCAGGCTGTCACAGGCAGAGGCAATCGCCACCAGAGATGACGAACAAGCCGTATCAATAGCCAGGCTCGGCCCCTGTAAATCCAGATGGTAGGCAATTCTTGCCGCTAAAATGGAAATCGCATTGCCCATAAAGGCTTGCGCATTGAGTTCCATTCCAAAGCGCGCGTCGTAGTCACCCGCTCCGCAACCGACGAAAACGCCGCACCGACGACCAGATAAATCAGCAGGATTGTACCCGGCGTCTTCAATACACCCCCAGCACGCTTCAAGAAATACCCGCTGTTGCGGATCCATCATCTCGGCTTCCCGGGGAGAAATATTAAAAAACAGCGGATCAAACTTATCGGCATCTTCCAGCACGCCCATCCATTTGGAATTGGTTTTGCCGGGTGTCTGACGATTACGATCGAAAAAGTCTTCAATTGCCCAGCGATCCGCCGGAATTTCTGAAATACAATCTTCCCCTTTGCTCAAATTTTCCCAGAACTGTTGCAAATTCTTCGCTTTCGGGAACTGACCAGACATACCTACGATAGCAATCGCCTGGCGCCCGGCAGGCGCCGGGCTTATAGCCGATTCGGTGTTTTCAGCGCGGGTAGCCGCCGCTGCCTGTGGCTCGGCACGTTCTTCCGTCAGGAGCGCCGGTTTGGCGCTTGGTATCGATGTCTGATGCCGACCGGCCATAAACTCGGCACCGGTGTCGGAAACCGTCGGCAGGGTCAATGTTGCTTCACTAAAAACGTCAGAATCAGGCAGCGGAGATTGACCGGGCTCGGAACAACGCTGAACCAGCACGGCGAACTCTTGTAAGGTCGGATAGCTGTATACCTCGGCAGCATTCAGGTCCAGCCCGTAATGCTGGTTGATCTTTCTGATCCAGGTGACGCCGGTAATCGAATCCAGTCCCAAATCGACAAACGCAACATTGGGATCGATAGCCTGAGGTTTGATTTGCAGCTCTTGAGACA is from Dickeya dianthicola NCPPB 453 and encodes:
- a CDS encoding MupA/Atu3671 family FMN-dependent luciferase-like monooxygenase; its protein translation is MTTVNQRLDAFFSGNRTVDSEVKTGKPGADISFSYLFFSDVRKDVSDRDKYRFARELVEFADQAGFESVCFPERHFYEFGSIYANNSIAAAYFAPLTKNVRLRSAAVTNTLHHPVEIVENWAMVDILSDGRVDLGVGSGWNKADFILSPDTYEDRAKIRDQRIPVIQKLWRGETVDFPGPGGEIFPTVVYPRPIQQEINIWYFSISEQGFRHAGLHGYNVFGMLHGIDLHEFRKYVDIYRAARAEAGLEPQSGRVTLMMHTFVHPDMEWVQQVVREPFKAYIRSSIIPQMKARDQHFDNSQIDQILDYAYARYFKTGGIFGPPEECQRQIDLAVASGVNEIAFLQDFGMDYTAVSNAFGYLQQLVEFNLKREKVAYE